One Nonomuraea angiospora DNA segment encodes these proteins:
- a CDS encoding uridine kinase, which produces MRARAISRDGLVEELAELVAGRPGWVRMAVDGAPPARPGALADELVAPLRMRGRPVLRVSADDFLRPASLRLEHGRTDPDAFYEDWLDVKALRREVLEPLDEGGSGRVLPRLWDSRVDRAYRASYEELPPGGVLIVDGTLLLGRGLAFEVSVHVWLSAGALERGTAEDERWRLPAYERYEREARPQQAADVVVRADHPRRLAVMTRDA; this is translated from the coding sequence ATGCGCGCGCGAGCGATCTCCCGTGACGGCCTCGTCGAGGAGCTGGCCGAGCTGGTCGCCGGACGCCCGGGGTGGGTGCGGATGGCCGTGGACGGGGCTCCGCCGGCGCGTCCCGGGGCGCTGGCGGACGAGCTCGTCGCCCCGCTCCGGATGCGCGGGCGGCCGGTGCTGCGTGTGTCGGCGGACGACTTCCTGCGGCCCGCGTCGCTGCGACTGGAGCACGGCAGGACCGATCCGGACGCCTTCTACGAGGACTGGCTCGACGTCAAGGCGCTCCGCAGGGAAGTGCTGGAGCCCTTGGACGAGGGCGGCTCGGGGCGGGTGCTGCCGCGGCTCTGGGACAGCCGGGTCGACCGCGCCTACCGGGCGTCGTACGAGGAGCTGCCGCCGGGCGGCGTGCTGATCGTGGACGGGACGCTGCTGCTGGGGCGGGGGCTGGCGTTCGAGGTGAGCGTGCACGTGTGGCTGTCGGCAGGGGCGCTGGAGCGCGGGACGGCCGAGGACGAGCGGTGGCGGCTGCCCGCGTACGAGCGGTACGAGCGTGAGGCGCGCCCCCAGCAGGCGGCCGACGTCGTGGTCAGGGCCGACCATCCCCGCAGACTCGCCGTCATGACCCGCGACGCGTGA
- a CDS encoding RICIN domain-containing protein: MLARRLLAVAVISAAVSAATILPAAASTHQRASRAALAGPPMCIDATNNRGNGTQFRLWQCMDHANQRFVIEDGLIKVQDTIGKSQEMCLDASNDRANGTRVYQWQCISNANQLWVVQRGLIILKSTLNSGNRICLDVTNSRTNGAQVYLWQCVPNNNQTFVIDDGQIKVKDTLS, from the coding sequence ATGCTCGCTCGCCGTCTGCTGGCAGTCGCCGTCATCTCCGCCGCGGTGAGTGCGGCCACCATCCTGCCCGCCGCGGCCTCCACTCACCAGCGCGCCAGCCGCGCCGCCCTGGCCGGGCCCCCAATGTGCATCGACGCCACCAACAACCGCGGCAACGGCACCCAGTTCCGCCTGTGGCAGTGCATGGACCACGCCAACCAGAGGTTCGTCATCGAGGACGGCCTCATCAAGGTGCAAGACACCATCGGTAAGAGCCAGGAGATGTGTCTGGACGCCTCCAACGACCGCGCCAACGGCACCCGGGTGTACCAGTGGCAGTGCATAAGTAACGCCAACCAGCTCTGGGTCGTCCAGAGGGGCCTGATCATCCTCAAGTCCACCCTCAACTCAGGCAATCGCATATGCCTGGACGTCACCAACAGCCGCACCAATGGCGCGCAGGTATACCTGTGGCAGTGTGTCCCCAACAACAACCAGACATTCGTGATCGACGACGGCCAGATCAAGGTCAAGGACACCCTGTCCTGA
- a CDS encoding MmcQ/YjbR family DNA-binding protein: protein MDALERLRALCLALPEVTERPSHGEPTWFVRGKKTFVMFADHHHDDRLAFWCAAPPGAQGELVAEDPERFFRPPYVGHRGWLGVYLDVEVDWAEVTEIVADAYRQIAPKSLIARMP, encoded by the coding sequence GTGGACGCCCTGGAGCGGCTGCGCGCCCTCTGCCTCGCGCTGCCGGAGGTCACCGAACGGCCCAGCCACGGGGAGCCGACCTGGTTCGTCCGTGGGAAGAAGACGTTCGTGATGTTCGCCGACCACCATCACGACGACCGGCTCGCCTTCTGGTGCGCCGCGCCTCCCGGCGCGCAGGGGGAGCTGGTGGCCGAGGATCCGGAGCGCTTCTTCCGCCCGCCGTACGTGGGGCACCGGGGGTGGCTGGGGGTCTACCTGGACGTGGAGGTGGACTGGGCGGAGGTCACGGAGATCGTCGCCGACGCCTACCGCCAGATCGCCCCGAAGTCGTTGATCGCCCGCATGCCCTGA
- a CDS encoding M50 family metallopeptidase has translation MNWLYIVGIILFLLGLMFSIALHEIGHLVPAKIFGVKVTQYMVGFGSTAWSRRKGETEYGIKWIPFGGYIRMIGMLPPRPGDDPTKLRSTSTGPFQGLIDSAREAAQEEVRPGDEDRVFYRKKWWQKVIIMSGGPAMNFVLSFIFFSILLVGIGLPTLAPIVSPNTETCVIPISEHRTTCKPTDKPSPAAQAGMKAGDRMVSFNGQKIGSWADATRLIRSHGAGPVALGIVRDGKPMTLNVTLIAQDRPNPEDPKQIDKNVGYLGVRPTEVMQQQSMGQVLGYMGELTGRVAGSIVNLPQKMVGVWQAAFSGEARDPEGPVGVVGAGRLGGEILASDLSNQQKIAIFVNLLAGFNLAIGMFNLIPLLPLDGGHIAGGLWEGIKRAYAKIMRRPEPGYVDIAKVLPLTYAIAFVMMIMAGLLVYADLVNPLTLTG, from the coding sequence ATGAACTGGCTCTACATCGTGGGGATCATCCTCTTTCTCCTCGGGCTGATGTTCTCCATCGCGTTGCACGAGATCGGACACCTCGTGCCGGCCAAGATCTTCGGCGTCAAGGTGACCCAGTACATGGTCGGCTTCGGCTCGACGGCCTGGTCACGGCGGAAGGGCGAGACCGAGTACGGCATCAAGTGGATCCCGTTCGGCGGCTACATCCGCATGATCGGCATGCTGCCGCCGCGCCCCGGTGACGACCCGACCAAGCTCAGGAGCACCTCGACGGGGCCGTTCCAGGGCCTCATCGACTCCGCGCGCGAGGCCGCGCAGGAGGAGGTGCGCCCCGGCGACGAGGACCGGGTCTTCTACCGCAAGAAGTGGTGGCAGAAGGTCATCATCATGTCCGGCGGCCCGGCGATGAACTTCGTGCTCTCGTTCATCTTCTTCAGCATCCTGCTGGTCGGCATCGGCCTGCCCACCCTGGCCCCGATCGTGTCGCCCAACACCGAGACGTGCGTGATCCCGATCTCGGAGCACCGCACCACGTGCAAGCCCACCGACAAGCCCAGCCCGGCCGCCCAGGCGGGCATGAAGGCCGGCGACCGCATGGTCTCCTTCAACGGCCAGAAGATCGGCTCCTGGGCGGACGCCACCCGCCTGATCCGCTCCCACGGCGCCGGCCCGGTCGCGCTCGGCATCGTCCGCGACGGCAAGCCCATGACCCTCAACGTCACGCTCATCGCCCAGGACCGGCCCAACCCCGAGGACCCGAAGCAGATCGACAAGAACGTCGGCTACCTCGGCGTCCGGCCCACGGAGGTCATGCAGCAGCAGAGCATGGGCCAGGTGCTCGGCTACATGGGCGAGCTGACGGGCCGCGTGGCGGGCTCGATCGTCAACCTGCCGCAGAAGATGGTCGGCGTCTGGCAGGCGGCCTTCTCGGGCGAGGCGCGTGACCCCGAGGGTCCGGTGGGCGTGGTCGGCGCGGGCCGCCTGGGCGGCGAGATCCTCGCCTCCGACCTGTCCAACCAGCAGAAGATCGCCATCTTCGTCAACCTGCTGGCCGGGTTCAACCTGGCGATCGGCATGTTCAACCTCATCCCGCTGCTGCCGCTCGACGGCGGCCACATCGCCGGCGGGCTGTGGGAGGGCATCAAGCGGGCGTACGCGAAGATCATGCGGCGGCCGGAGCCGGGCTACGTGGACATCGCCAAGGTGCTGCCGCTGACGTACGCGATCGCGTTCGTCATGATGATCATGGCCGGCCTGCTCGTCTACGCCGACCTGGTCAACCCGCTCACGCTGACCGGCTGA
- a CDS encoding response regulator transcription factor: MIKILIAEHLPLVRRGLLATLETEPDLRVVAEVGGPEEAVRAALAYGPDVAVVDLDLPGLPVAAELAELAPRCGVLILSARPNPGQVRKALAGPALGFMSLCVGPERLAEGVRQVAEGRRAIEAELAVAALQCATNPLTRRELDVLRIAAGGARSTEIADQLFLSVGTVRNHLSRIMCKTGARNRLDAVRIASDSGWI; encoded by the coding sequence TTGATCAAGATTCTGATAGCCGAGCACCTGCCCTTGGTCCGCCGCGGGCTGCTCGCCACTCTCGAGACCGAGCCCGATCTGCGCGTCGTCGCCGAGGTCGGCGGCCCCGAGGAGGCGGTGCGGGCGGCGCTGGCGTACGGGCCCGACGTGGCGGTCGTCGACCTCGACCTGCCGGGGCTGCCGGTGGCCGCCGAGCTCGCCGAGCTGGCGCCGCGCTGCGGGGTGCTGATCCTGTCGGCCCGCCCCAACCCCGGCCAGGTACGCAAGGCGCTGGCCGGGCCCGCTCTGGGGTTCATGAGCCTGTGCGTGGGGCCGGAGCGCCTCGCCGAGGGGGTGCGCCAGGTCGCGGAGGGCCGCAGGGCCATCGAGGCGGAGCTGGCCGTGGCCGCGCTCCAATGCGCGACCAACCCGCTGACCCGGCGGGAGCTCGACGTGCTGCGGATCGCCGCGGGCGGCGCCCGTTCCACGGAGATCGCCGATCAGCTCTTCCTGTCGGTGGGCACTGTGCGTAACCATCTGTCGCGGATCATGTGCAAGACGGGCGCCCGCAACCGTCTCGACGCCGTACGCATCGCGAGCGACTCCGGGTGGATCTGA
- a CDS encoding PP2C family protein-serine/threonine phosphatase yields MSTRPAPLIPPRVRAVLVRVPFLVAAVRFVRRGPLRDRNLLVALITLALVIGFLAAKVSTEFFSPSLLILVTLIGGLQLRLRSLVKLLVGVGAALGYIAITLGVGGVGLGLMVTIGFTTVLAVLMARTRGKLGVQGLRGDAMLLELRDRLKSQGELPALPKDWGGKVVLKQAGGSSFGGDFLVSMRDGNSVEIALVDVSGKGVDAGTRALLLSGTFGGLLGSVEDFLPACNTYLHRQRGDEGFVTAVHVRLDLDTGDYTITSAGHPPVVKFDAGTGNWQVASAKGVVLGVVPDLHCEPDSGTLRKGDALLLYTDGLIEQPGRDIDAGLDRLLGEAERLLPSGFRDGARALVNAMSSGHNDDCALVLIWRP; encoded by the coding sequence ATGAGTACCCGTCCGGCGCCGCTGATCCCGCCACGGGTCCGCGCGGTCTTGGTGCGGGTGCCGTTTCTGGTGGCTGCCGTGCGGTTCGTCCGGCGTGGCCCGCTGCGTGACCGCAACCTGCTCGTCGCGCTGATCACGCTCGCGCTCGTCATCGGGTTCCTGGCGGCGAAGGTCTCGACCGAATTCTTCTCGCCGTCGCTGCTCATCCTGGTCACCCTGATCGGCGGGCTCCAGCTCCGGCTGCGCAGCCTGGTCAAGCTGCTGGTGGGGGTCGGGGCCGCGCTCGGCTACATCGCGATCACGCTGGGCGTGGGCGGCGTCGGGCTGGGGCTGATGGTGACGATCGGGTTCACCACGGTGCTGGCCGTGCTCATGGCGCGCACCAGGGGCAAGCTGGGCGTCCAGGGGCTGCGCGGCGACGCGATGCTGCTGGAGCTGCGCGACCGGCTCAAGAGCCAGGGCGAGCTGCCCGCGCTGCCGAAAGACTGGGGCGGCAAGGTCGTGCTCAAGCAGGCGGGCGGGTCGTCGTTCGGCGGTGACTTCCTGGTCTCCATGCGTGACGGCAACTCCGTGGAGATCGCGCTGGTCGACGTGTCGGGCAAGGGGGTCGACGCGGGCACCAGGGCGCTGCTGCTGTCGGGCACCTTCGGCGGGCTGCTCGGCTCGGTCGAGGACTTCCTGCCCGCGTGCAACACCTACCTGCACCGGCAGCGGGGCGACGAGGGCTTCGTGACCGCGGTCCACGTACGCCTCGACCTCGACACCGGCGACTACACGATCACCTCGGCCGGCCATCCGCCGGTGGTGAAGTTCGACGCGGGCACCGGAAACTGGCAGGTGGCCTCGGCCAAGGGCGTGGTGCTCGGCGTCGTTCCCGACCTGCACTGCGAGCCCGACAGCGGCACGCTGCGCAAGGGCGACGCGCTGCTGCTCTACACCGACGGGCTGATCGAGCAGCCGGGCCGCGACATCGACGCCGGGCTCGACCGGCTGCTCGGGGAGGCGGAGCGGCTGCTGCCGTCCGGCTTCCGCGACGGTGCCAGGGCCCTGGTCAACGCCATGTCCTCGGGCCACAACGACGACTGCGCGCTGGTGCTGATCTGGCGGCCCTAG
- a CDS encoding GNAT family N-acetyltransferase: MTYPIRPIDESEWPLYFPVIEEAFGWTPHPQQRERFKAETEFDRTLAAFDGDVIAGTAAVLSFTMTVPGGRLPVAGVTSVSVLPSHRRRGILSALMRRQLADIRERGESVAALYASEAAIYGRYGYGRASHELSFRINKAGSAFVRNAPVDPSLRIRVATPADVRADLEKVFASVAARRPGRYDRRPHTWDSVLADEEFDQRGNGPLRSLLAEDDGGVRGYALFRITGSWDANSVPDKELKLQELEATDPAAYALLWRNILDRDLVSKVEAGSRPADDPLIALIADQRQLRATWADDLWVRVVEVDKALTSRAYSAPVDVVIEVEDDVCPWNAGRWRLTADPTGAECKPVEDEPDVTLPVAALGSAYLGDGLLLESLQAGLLREHSSGSVRALATAMSWSPKPWCGLVF; encoded by the coding sequence ATGACGTATCCGATCCGTCCGATAGACGAGTCCGAGTGGCCGCTCTACTTCCCGGTCATCGAAGAGGCGTTCGGCTGGACTCCTCACCCGCAGCAACGGGAACGGTTCAAGGCGGAGACCGAGTTCGATCGCACGCTGGCGGCGTTTGACGGCGATGTGATCGCGGGCACCGCCGCCGTCCTGAGCTTCACCATGACCGTTCCCGGCGGCCGGCTCCCCGTCGCGGGCGTGACGAGCGTCAGCGTGCTCCCCTCGCACCGCCGCCGCGGCATCCTGTCCGCGCTGATGCGCAGGCAGCTCGCCGACATCCGCGAGCGCGGCGAGAGCGTCGCCGCGCTCTACGCCTCCGAGGCGGCCATCTACGGCCGGTACGGGTACGGCAGGGCCTCGCACGAGCTGTCGTTCCGCATCAACAAGGCCGGCTCCGCGTTCGTCAGGAACGCTCCCGTGGACCCGTCGCTCAGGATCAGGGTGGCCACGCCCGCCGACGTCCGCGCCGACCTGGAGAAGGTGTTCGCCTCCGTCGCGGCCCGCCGCCCTGGCCGCTATGACCGCCGGCCGCACACCTGGGACTCGGTGCTGGCCGACGAGGAGTTCGACCAGCGCGGCAACGGGCCGCTGCGCTCGCTGCTCGCCGAGGACGACGGCGGCGTGCGCGGTTACGCGCTGTTCCGGATCACCGGCTCCTGGGACGCCAACAGCGTGCCGGACAAGGAATTGAAGCTGCAGGAGCTGGAGGCGACCGACCCGGCGGCCTACGCCCTGCTCTGGCGCAACATCCTGGACCGCGACCTCGTCTCCAAGGTCGAGGCGGGCAGCAGGCCGGCGGACGACCCGCTGATCGCGCTGATCGCCGACCAGCGCCAGCTCCGCGCGACCTGGGCGGACGACCTGTGGGTACGCGTGGTCGAGGTCGACAAGGCGCTGACCTCGCGCGCCTACTCGGCCCCGGTGGACGTGGTGATCGAGGTCGAGGACGACGTGTGCCCGTGGAACGCCGGACGCTGGCGGCTGACCGCCGACCCGACCGGCGCCGAGTGCAAGCCGGTCGAGGACGAGCCGGACGTGACGCTGCCGGTGGCCGCGCTCGGCTCGGCGTACCTGGGCGACGGCCTGCTCCTGGAGTCGCTGCAGGCGGGCCTGCTGCGCGAGCACTCGAGCGGCTCGGTACGGGCGCTGGCCACCGCGATGTCGTGGAGCCCGAAACCGTGGTGCGGCCTCGTCTTCTGA
- a CDS encoding ribose-5-phosphate isomerase, with protein MRVYIGADHAGYELKNHLVSWLKDHGHEVTDCGPFVYDAEDDYPAFVLRAAEGVAGDPGSLGVVIGGSGNGEQIAANKVRGIRAALAWSEETAGLAREHNNANVVSIGARMHSTEDATRFVEVFLATVFTGSERHSRRIAQLTTYETIGQLPSLPEEQP; from the coding sequence GTGCGTGTCTACATCGGTGCCGACCATGCCGGCTATGAGCTCAAGAACCACCTCGTGTCCTGGCTGAAAGACCACGGTCACGAGGTCACCGACTGCGGTCCCTTCGTCTACGACGCCGAGGACGACTATCCCGCGTTCGTGCTGCGCGCCGCCGAGGGCGTCGCCGGCGACCCCGGCAGCCTGGGGGTGGTCATCGGAGGCTCGGGCAACGGCGAGCAGATCGCCGCCAACAAGGTGCGCGGCATCCGCGCCGCGCTGGCCTGGAGTGAGGAGACGGCCGGCCTGGCCCGCGAGCACAACAACGCCAACGTGGTCAGCATCGGCGCGCGCATGCACTCCACCGAGGACGCCACCAGGTTCGTGGAGGTCTTCCTGGCCACGGTGTTCACCGGCAGCGAGCGTCACAGCAGGCGCATCGCGCAGCTGACCACGTACGAGACGATCGGCCAGCTGCCCTCGCTGCCCGAGGAGCAGCCCTAA
- the def gene encoding peptide deformylase, translating to MREIRVIGDPVLRTPADPVTDFDRELRRLIDEMFQAMYAVNGVGLAGPQIGVSRRLFVYDIAGRKGHVLNPVLTVDDPEEVTDEEGCLSVPDRQTRLPIYAPVARAAGVTVEGIDRLQRPVRIKARGSLARCFQHETEHLDGKLYVDRLPRNEARKIMLRA from the coding sequence ATGCGTGAGATCCGCGTCATCGGCGATCCGGTGCTGCGCACGCCCGCCGATCCCGTGACGGATTTCGACCGCGAGCTGCGCCGGTTGATCGACGAGATGTTCCAGGCGATGTACGCGGTCAACGGCGTGGGCCTGGCCGGCCCGCAGATCGGCGTGTCACGCCGGCTGTTCGTGTACGACATCGCCGGGCGCAAGGGTCACGTGCTCAATCCGGTGCTGACCGTCGACGACCCGGAGGAGGTGACGGACGAGGAGGGCTGCCTATCCGTGCCCGACCGGCAGACGCGGTTGCCGATCTACGCCCCGGTGGCGCGCGCCGCGGGCGTGACCGTCGAGGGGATCGACCGGCTCCAGCGTCCGGTGCGGATCAAGGCCCGCGGCTCGCTCGCGCGCTGCTTCCAGCACGAGACCGAGCACCTCGACGGCAAGCTGTACGTCGACCGCCTGCCCAGAAACGAGGCGCGCAAGATCATGCTCCGAGCATAG
- a CDS encoding SDR family oxidoreductase — translation MVTGGSRGIGRAIVERLTADGAEVVFCYERSAEAAEQVAKETGAHAVQADLGSKEDVARLFGEAESRLPGLDVLVNNAAAVLGQKPMAEITDEEYERVFAVNTRSVYLAMQWAARVMRDGGRIINISTLNTQVPAPALTLYCGSKGAVEQFAKVAARELGGRGITVNVVSSGATDTDMLRGANPPEALAQTAAMTALGRLGQPGDIASVVAFLAGPDSRWITGQNLIATGGLLV, via the coding sequence TTGGTCACAGGAGGATCCAGGGGAATCGGCAGGGCCATCGTGGAGCGGCTGACCGCCGACGGGGCGGAGGTCGTCTTCTGCTACGAGCGCTCGGCCGAGGCCGCGGAGCAGGTCGCCAAGGAGACGGGCGCGCACGCCGTACAGGCGGATCTGGGCAGCAAGGAGGACGTGGCGCGGCTGTTCGGCGAGGCCGAGTCGCGGCTGCCCGGGCTCGACGTCCTGGTCAACAATGCCGCGGCCGTGCTCGGGCAGAAGCCCATGGCGGAGATCACGGACGAGGAGTACGAGCGGGTGTTCGCGGTCAACACCCGGTCGGTCTACCTGGCCATGCAGTGGGCCGCGCGGGTGATGCGCGACGGCGGGCGCATCATCAACATCTCCACGCTCAACACGCAGGTGCCCGCTCCCGCCCTGACGCTCTACTGCGGCAGCAAGGGGGCCGTCGAGCAGTTCGCCAAGGTGGCGGCGCGGGAGCTGGGCGGGCGCGGGATCACCGTCAACGTGGTCTCGTCCGGCGCCACCGACACGGACATGCTGCGCGGCGCCAACCCGCCGGAGGCGCTGGCGCAGACCGCGGCGATGACGGCGCTGGGACGGCTCGGGCAGCCCGGCGACATCGCCTCCGTGGTCGCCTTCCTGGCGGGGCCCGACTCGCGCTGGATCACCGGCCAGAACCTGATCGCCACGGGCGGCCTGCTCGTCTGA
- a CDS encoding aldehyde dehydrogenase family protein, with product MRQLYIGGSWTASASDEFIDVVNPATEEIIDRVPAGSPDDVESAAGAARRAFPGWSETAASERGKLLGDAAELLKQRSEEIAKTIATDMGAPLGFARKVQTLMPATVLSSYAQLAESHPRESRVGNSMVVKEPIGVVAAITPWNYPLHQIVCKVAPALAAGCTVVLKPSEVAPLAAYALAEILAEVGLPPGVFNLVSGRGPVVGEAMAAHPEVDMVSFTGSTAAGRRVAALAAESVKRVALELGGKSANVILPDADLALAVKVGVANCFVNAGQTCSAWTRMIVHRDQYDEAVRLAVEAARGYTVGDPFDESTRIGPLVSATQRDRVVRYINRGQEEGARLVTGGTERPHERGYYVEPTVFAAVEPGMTIEREEIFGPVLSLIPYTSEDQAVAIANDTKYGLAGAVWAATEDRAVGVARRLRTGQVAINGGRFNPLAPFGGYKQSGVGRELGEQGLEEYLETKAMQL from the coding sequence ATGCGTCAGCTGTACATCGGCGGCTCCTGGACCGCTTCTGCGTCGGACGAGTTCATCGACGTCGTCAACCCGGCCACGGAAGAGATCATCGATCGCGTGCCCGCGGGATCTCCCGACGACGTCGAGTCGGCCGCGGGCGCCGCTCGAAGAGCCTTCCCCGGCTGGTCGGAAACGGCCGCCTCGGAGCGCGGCAAGCTGCTCGGTGACGCCGCCGAGCTGCTGAAGCAGCGCTCCGAGGAGATCGCCAAGACGATCGCGACCGACATGGGCGCGCCGCTGGGCTTCGCGCGCAAGGTGCAGACGCTCATGCCGGCGACCGTGCTGTCCTCCTACGCGCAGCTGGCCGAGAGCCATCCCCGCGAGTCGCGCGTCGGCAACTCGATGGTGGTCAAGGAGCCCATCGGGGTGGTCGCCGCGATCACGCCGTGGAACTACCCGCTGCACCAGATCGTCTGCAAGGTGGCCCCCGCGCTGGCCGCCGGCTGCACCGTGGTGCTCAAGCCGAGCGAGGTGGCGCCGCTGGCGGCGTACGCGCTGGCGGAGATCCTCGCCGAGGTGGGCCTGCCGCCGGGCGTGTTCAACCTGGTCAGCGGGCGCGGCCCGGTCGTCGGTGAGGCCATGGCCGCCCACCCCGAGGTCGACATGGTCTCCTTCACCGGCTCGACCGCCGCCGGGCGCCGGGTGGCCGCGCTCGCCGCCGAGTCCGTCAAGCGGGTCGCGCTCGAGCTCGGGGGCAAGTCGGCGAACGTCATCCTCCCCGACGCCGACCTGGCGCTGGCCGTCAAGGTCGGCGTCGCCAACTGCTTCGTCAACGCCGGCCAGACCTGCTCGGCGTGGACCCGCATGATCGTCCACCGCGACCAGTACGACGAGGCCGTCCGCCTGGCCGTCGAGGCGGCGCGCGGCTACACCGTCGGCGACCCCTTCGACGAGTCCACCCGGATCGGCCCGCTGGTCTCCGCCACCCAGCGCGACCGCGTCGTCCGCTACATCAACCGGGGCCAGGAGGAGGGCGCCCGGCTGGTGACCGGCGGCACCGAGCGGCCCCACGAGCGGGGCTACTACGTGGAGCCCACCGTGTTCGCGGCGGTGGAGCCGGGGATGACGATCGAGCGGGAGGAGATCTTCGGGCCGGTGCTGTCGCTGATCCCGTACACGAGCGAGGACCAGGCCGTCGCGATCGCCAACGACACCAAGTACGGCCTGGCCGGAGCGGTCTGGGCGGCCACCGAGGACCGCGCGGTCGGCGTCGCCCGGCGGCTGCGCACGGGGCAGGTGGCCATCAACGGCGGCCGCTTCAACCCGCTGGCGCCCTTCGGCGGCTACAAGCAGTCGGGGGTGGGGCGGGAGCTGGGGGAGCAGGGCCTGGAGGAATACCTCGAGACCAAGGCCATGCAGCTGTAA
- a CDS encoding mycothiol-dependent nitroreductase Rv2466c family protein yields MSEKIPVDLWFDPACPFAWVTSRWLLEVEKVRPIEPRWRIMSLYVLNADKDIPDDYRKSTERARGTVRVVAAAAAKHGEQILGPLYTELGTRLHNQGLGKEPERLREVIASALEGAGLEKELIEAIDSDEWDEAIRISHNEGIDLVGQEVGTPVIRVGANAFFGPVITKIIKGEDAGRLWDGVLAVTSFEDFFELKRSRTKRPEFD; encoded by the coding sequence ATGAGCGAAAAGATTCCCGTGGATCTGTGGTTCGATCCTGCCTGTCCCTTCGCATGGGTCACGTCACGATGGCTTCTCGAAGTCGAGAAGGTTCGTCCCATCGAGCCTCGCTGGCGCATCATGTCCCTCTACGTCCTCAACGCGGACAAGGACATCCCGGATGACTACCGCAAGTCGACCGAGCGAGCCAGGGGGACCGTCCGCGTGGTCGCCGCCGCGGCCGCCAAGCACGGCGAGCAGATCCTCGGCCCGCTCTACACCGAGCTCGGCACCCGCCTGCACAACCAGGGCCTGGGCAAGGAGCCGGAGCGCCTGCGCGAGGTCATCGCGAGCGCGCTCGAGGGCGCGGGGCTCGAGAAGGAGCTCATCGAGGCCATCGACTCCGACGAATGGGACGAGGCCATCCGCATCTCCCACAACGAGGGCATCGACCTCGTCGGCCAGGAGGTCGGCACCCCGGTCATCCGGGTCGGCGCCAACGCCTTCTTCGGGCCGGTGATCACCAAGATCATCAAGGGTGAGGACGCGGGCCGGCTCTGGGACGGCGTGCTCGCCGTCACGTCCTTCGAGGATTTCTTCGAGCTTAAGCGAAGCCGGACCAAGCGCCCCGAATTCGACTAA